ATCCGTGCTGGTGCCGTTCACGAGGTTCAGCCCGTTGAACTGGGCCGAACCGACCACCGTCCCGATCTGATCGCGCAGCGAGGAGATGTCCCGCTGCAGCGATTCGCGGTCCACGTTCTCGCCCTGTGCCGAGACGATCTTTTCCTTCATCTGGGTCAGCAGGTCGGTCACGGTTTCCGACGCTTGGCGCGCCACCGACACGGTGGACTGGCCGAGCGACAGGCTTTCGCCGATGGTGTCGAACCCCGCGACATCCGATTCCATCGTCTTGGAGATCGCCCAGATCGCGGCGTTGTCCTTGGAGGAGGAGACGGATTTCCCCGTCGAAATCTCGCTCTGCACCTGCGTCAGGTTGCTGTTGATGCCCTTCATCGTCTGGAGGGCGACCATGGCGCTGGTGTTGGTCAGGATCGAAGACATGTCTTTTCCCTTCGGGCCGTCGTTTCGCGGCCAAATGCCGTTTCCGGCGGGTCGTGGCGTTCTGTCCCTGCGGTCTTGGCCGCGCCACCCCGTGTGGGATGCCCCTCCTGACTGCGGCCAACGCCCCTAAGAAACGTTTAATGCCGCCGGGAAGTTAGATTGCATTCGATTCAAAACCGCCGGGTCAGCCGAGCCGAGCCGTCCTGCTCCGTCCGCCGCCCCGCCCCGTCATAGGTGACAAGCTGGCGACCGCCCTCGCCCATGGCGCGGATGTCCTGCAGGCGCCAGCGCGCGGCCTGAAGCCCTTCCATCACCGCCTCCAGCCGCCGCGACAGGCGGGCGCTGCGGGCGCGCAGGCGGCGTAGCGTGGCGGGATCGGTGCCGCAGCCCCGCGTCGCCGCCTCCAGCGGGCCGGCCAGCGCCGCGAGCGCCGACAGATCGCCATCCTTCAGCGCGCGCTCCGCCGCGTCGAAAATCTCATCCGGCATCCTGCCCTCCCATCGCGCGGAACAGCGATTCGGCCAGACCGATGCCGCCCTTGGCCACCATCGCATCCGCCTGCGCCTCGCGCAGGAACGAGGCGAACTGCTCCTCCCCAATCCCGCCCCCCGAAGAGGTGGCATCGAGGCCGGCATGGCCCAGCATCTCGGCCAAAAAGGCCGATTCGAGTTGTCGCGCCTTCACCCGCAGCGGATCGGCCTGCGGGGTGGCGGGGGATAGGGGCGTGATCATCTGGCATCTCCCGTTTTTTCGGTGATGGCCCGGCGGCGGTAAAGATTCCGGTAATGGCTGGCCGGTATTCTGCGTGGGATCTTGCAGGGACGATCGATGCAGCTTCCCCTCATTGCCCCCCAGCCGCGCATGGCCGCGCCCACCCCCGCCCCCACCGGGGATGCGGAGGCGGAGCCGTTCCAACTGCAAGAGGCGGAGGCCGAGGATGAGCCGCAGGAGGATGCCCCCGCGCTTCCGATGCCGGATGCCTCAGCGCTGCTGATCGTCCTCCCGGTTCCGATCCCGCAGGTCGTGCCGCCCGAACCTGTGCCCGAGGGCGAAGGCGAAGACGTGCCTCCCCCGACCGCCGCCGTACCCGTGCCGATGGCGGAGGATGCGGCCCTACCCCTTCCGGCCGAGGCCGCCCCCGCCGACGGGACGGACGCGCCGCCCACGGTCGATGCCCCCGACCTGCCCCCACCTCAGCCCGCCGCGCCGGCCCAGACCGCCCCGGTACCGCCCGCCCCGCCGCCAGAGGCGTCGCCCGACACACCGGACGCCCCCGCCGCCGATGCGCCTACCCCCGACATGCCCGATTGGGACGATGCCCCGCCCGCGCTGCCCGAGGACGACGCCTTGGGCGAGGTCAGCATCGATGTGCAGCAGGATGGCGACCGGCTGCGGATCGTCCTTCTGGCCGAACGGCCCGACACGCTGGACCTGATGCGCCGCCATGCCGGTCAGCTGCAGGCCGATCTGCAACGTGAAGGCTTCGGCGGGGCGACCGTCCTTTTCACCGGCCCCGGCGGCGATGCCGCGACCGAGGCCAGCCCCCTTCCCCGCCCGCCCCCCGTGGCGGGCAGCACCACACTCGACCTTCGGCTTTGAGGATATCGCTATGGATGTGACCGCAACGACCTCCGTCACCACGACCACGTCGGCCTCGGGCAGCGCGTCGTCGCAATCGGATTACCAGACCTTCCTGAAGATGCTGACGACGCAGCTTCAGTATCAAGACCCGACCTCGCCGATGGATTCGTCCGATTTTGCGGTGCAGCTCGCCACCTTTTCGGGGGTGGAGCAGCAAACCGTCACCAACCAGACGTTGGCGGAGATCAGCGCCAAGCTAGACGCGCTTGGCCTGAACGATCTGTCGCCTTGGGTCGGCACCGAGGTGGAGGTGGACGGCCCGGTGGCGGTGAACGGACAGCCCGTCATCCTGCGCCCCGAGATCGACGCCAGCGCCGATAGCGCCGTACTGGTGGTGCGCTATGCAGCGGGCGCGACGGTGGCGCGGCAGGCGCTGGACGTAACGGCGGATGAGTTCTACTGGCAGCCGGTCGATGCGACGGGTGCCGCGCTGACCGCAGGCACCTATGCGGTCAGCGCCGAAAGCTATCAGGGGGACACCTTGCTTGGCACGGGGGCGGTCCGCCATTCGGCCACCGTGGCCGAGGCGCGGAACGATGCGCAGGGCGTCACCCTCGTGCTGGATGACGGGCAGGAAGTCGCGGCGCAGTCGGTGACCGCGCCGCGCAGTTAGAACAGCGTTCCGATCGCGACACCGGCCAGCGCCGCCAGCGCCCCCACGGCGACCCATGCGGCCCTCGACGGGGCGCGGACGATCACCGTCGGTTCGGGATCGTCGCGGATCAGACGCGCCTCCACCAGTTCGGGCAGGCGCGGGCCAAAGCGGGCCAGCACCCGCGCCGTCCGCGCCAGATCGCGCATCGCGGCGCGCGGGCCGACATTCTCGCGGATATAGGCCTCAACGACCGGGCGCGCGACCTGCCAGATGTTGATATGCGGATCGAGCGAGCGAGCCACCCCTTCCACCACCACCATCGTGCGTTGCAGCAGGATCAGTTCGGTGCGGGTGCGCATGCCGAACCGTTCCGTCACCTCGAACAGATAGGACAGCAGCCGTGCCATGGAGATGTGCGAGGCGTCCATGCCGAAGATCGGCTCTCCGATGACGCGCAGGGCGCGGGCGAATTCGTCGATGTCACGATCGCGCGGGACATAGCCCGCTTCGAAATGTACCTCGGCCACGCGGCGATAATCGCGGCGGATGAAGCCATAGAGGATCTCGGCATAGACGCGGCGGGTATAGAGATCGAGCCGCCCCATGATCCCGAAATCATAGGCGATGATCGCCCCGTCCGGCCCCACCTTCAGGTTGCCGTGATGCATGTCGGCATGAAAGAAACCGTCGCGCAGCGCGTGGTTCAGGAACAGTTGCAGCACGCGCGAGGCAAGGATGACGCGGTTGTGCCCGGCCGCGTCGATCGCGGCGGTGTCGGCAAGGCCCACGCCCTCCACCCAGTCCATCACCATCACGGTGCGGCCCGACAGGTTCCAGACCGGCGCAGGCAGGCGGAAGCCTTCGTCCCCGGCGGTGTTCACGGCGAATTCGCCGGCGGCGGCGGCCTCCAGCCGCAGGTCCAACTCCCCCATCACCACGCCGTCGAAATGGCGCACCACATCCGTCGGACGCAGCCGGCGCGAGGAGGGAAGGAACGCCTCCACCATGCGCGCACCGGTGTAGAAGGCATCGACATCCACACGGAACGCCCGCTCGATATCCGGGCGCAGCACCTTAACCGCCACGTCGCGCCCGTCGATCAGCCGGGCATGGTGCACCTGCGCGATGGACGCGGCGGCAACGGGTTCGGAAAACTCGGTGAACGCCTCGAACGAGCCGGGGCCGAGTTCGGCCTCGATCCGGGCGCGGGCTTCGGCGGTGGGAAAGGGCGGCAGCCGATCCTGAAGATAGCGCAGCTGCATCGCGAGATCCCCGCCCACGATGTCGGGGCGGGTGGACAGGATCTGCCCGAACTTGATGTAGGCCGGACCAAGCGCCGTGATCGCCCGCACCACCGGCGGCAGCGAGGGATCGCCCTTCAGGCCCAGCCATGTGAAGGGCCATGCGAGGATGTGGGCGGCCAGCCGCAGACGGGCCGGCGCTTCGGCCTGCGAAAGGATTACCGGCAGTGCCCCCGTCCGCTGGAACGTGGCCAGCGTGCGGATCAGGCGCAGGATGTTGTGCGGCCCCCTCACATCAGACCTTCCAGCCCGAATGCAGCGCCGCGATGCCCATCGACAGGTTGCGATACTTCACCAGATCGAAGCCCGCCTGACGGATCATGGCGGCAAAGCTCTCCTGATCGGGGAATTTTCGGATCGATTCGACGAGGTACTGATAGCTGTCGCGGTCCCCCGTCACCAGCTTGCCCATCGGCGGGATCACGTTGAAGCTGTAGAGATCGTAGGCCTTCTGCATCGCCGGGTTCGGCAACTGGCTGAATTCCAGCACCACCAGCCGCCCGCCGGGGCGCAGCACGCGGTAGGCCTCGTTCAGGGCGTCCTGCACTCGGGTGACGTTCCGGATGCCGAAGCTGATCGTATAGACATCGAAGCTGTTGGACGGCAGCGGCAGCGCCATCGCATCGCCCACCACCCAATCCAGACGTTCGGCCATGCTGTCGGCATCGGCGCGCTGACGCCCCGCCACCAGCATGGATTCGGTCATGTCGAGCACCACGGCCTTCGAGCCCGGCGCACGTTTCAGAAAGCGGAACGCGATGTCGCCGGTGCCGCCGGCCACGTCCAGAAGGCGCTGGCCCGGACGCGGCGCGAGCCAGTCCATCATCGCGTCCTTCCACAGGCGGTGCACGCCCGCCGACATCAGGTCGTTCATCACGTCATAGCGCGACGCCACCGAGGAGAACACGCCATGCACAAGGCCCGCCTTCTCGGCCTCCTCGACCGTGCGAAAGCCGAAATGGGTGGTCTTGTCGCTCATCTGCGCCCTCCGTGTCCTGCCGAATGGGTATATGGTGCGGCCGCAAAGGAAAACCGCTTTGTGGCCCGGCCTTCGCACATATATAGCGGGACGCCGGAGGTCGCCCATGCCCGAATTGCCCGAAGTCGAAACCGTCCGCCGCGGGCTGGAACCTGCGATGACGGGTCATGTCATCACCCATGCGGCGGTGAACCGCCCGGACCTGCGCTGGCCCTTCCCGCCGGACATGGCCGCGCGGCTGACCGGGGCGCGAGTGCTGGGGCTGCGGCGCCGCTCGAAATACATCCTCGCCGATCTGGACCGCGGAGAGACGCTGCTGATCCATCTGGGCATGTCCGGCCGGATGCTCGTCTCCGGGGTCAAGGTGGGGGAGTTCCATCACCCCCATCCGGTGCCCGAAAAGCATGACCACGTCGTTCTGACGATGGAAACGGGGGCGCGCATCACCTTCAACGACGCCCGCCGTTTCGGCGCGATGGACCTGATGACGACGGGGGAGGATCATCCGCTGCTCGCCGCCCTCGGGCCGGAGCCGCTGGGCAATGCCTTCGACGCCGATCACCTCGCCGCCCGGTTGCGGGGGCGCGGCACGCCGATCAAATCGGCGCTGCTGGATCAGCGGATCGTGGCGGGGCTGGGCAACATCTACGTCTGCGAGGCGCTGCACCGCGCCCGCCTCGATCCGCGGCGGCTGGCGGGCAGCCTGACGGAGGCGGAGATCGCCCGCCTCGTCCCTGTGATCCGCGACGTGCTGGAGGAGGCGATCACCGCCGGCGGCTCCTCGCTGCGCGATTATCGGCAGGCGGGCGGGGAGCTGGGCTACTTCCAGCACAGCTTCCGCGTCTATGGCCGCGAGGGCGCGCCCTGCCCCGAATGCGGTGCCCCGGTGGCCCGGATGGTGCAGTCCGGACGGTCCACCTTCTTCTGCCCGGACTGCCAAAGCGCTTGACTCATGCCTGAATCGGGCATAAAGACCCGGCTTCAAGATTAGAACCCCGACAACACCGGAAACCGATTAATGGCAAACACGCCCCAGTCCAAGAAGCGCGCCCGGCAGTCCGAGGCACGCTATGCCGTGAACAAGGCGCGCCGTTCGCGGATCCGCACCTTCCTGCGCAAAGTCGAAGAAGCCATCGCGTCCGGCGATCAGGCTGCTGCCTCCGAAGCGCTGCGTGCGGCTCAGCCCGAGATGTCCCGTGGTGTGACCAAAGGTGTCCTGCACAAGAACACCGTTGCGCGCAAGATGTCGCGCCTGTCCTCCCGCGTGAAGGCCATCGGCGTCGCCGCCTGAGGCCACTGCGTTAACCAATTGAAAAGGCGCGCCTTTCGGCGCGCTTTTTTCGTGTCCGACACCCCCGTTGTGGCACCGTTTCCACCGTTCCGGATTCGGCCCAGCCAAATTTCTGTCAACAGCGAAGTTCGGTTGCGGAGGCTCCCGATCCGGGGCTAGCGTCTGGAAGCGATTCACCTGTCCTGGGGGACATGACGCGATCGCGTTCCGCTGCGGCCCGGCTGCCATACCGTCGCTTACCCAAGCGATCAGGGCCGTCGGCGGAATGCGATCCCTGCAAGACTTTGACGGGGTGCCGTTGCACCTTTCATTCGGCGCGGAGGACGATTTCCGCGTGGTTCGTCTTGTTGTCTCGGCCTGTCGGCACCGCCGGCGGGTCATCCCCCGCGGCATGCCGTCCTTCGGGCAGGTGAGCACAAGAACAATC
This DNA window, taken from Falsirhodobacter algicola, encodes the following:
- a CDS encoding rod-binding protein, whose amino-acid sequence is MITPLSPATPQADPLRVKARQLESAFLAEMLGHAGLDATSSGGGIGEEQFASFLREAQADAMVAKGGIGLAESLFRAMGGQDAG
- a CDS encoding flagellar hook-length control protein FliK, which gives rise to MQLPLIAPQPRMAAPTPAPTGDAEAEPFQLQEAEAEDEPQEDAPALPMPDASALLIVLPVPIPQVVPPEPVPEGEGEDVPPPTAAVPVPMAEDAALPLPAEAAPADGTDAPPTVDAPDLPPPQPAAPAQTAPVPPAPPPEASPDTPDAPAADAPTPDMPDWDDAPPALPEDDALGEVSIDVQQDGDRLRIVLLAERPDTLDLMRRHAGQLQADLQREGFGGATVLFTGPGGDAATEASPLPRPPPVAGSTTLDLRL
- a CDS encoding flagellar hook capping FlgD N-terminal domain-containing protein, which translates into the protein MDVTATTSVTTTTSASGSASSQSDYQTFLKMLTTQLQYQDPTSPMDSSDFAVQLATFSGVEQQTVTNQTLAEISAKLDALGLNDLSPWVGTEVEVDGPVAVNGQPVILRPEIDASADSAVLVVRYAAGATVARQALDVTADEFYWQPVDATGAALTAGTYAVSAESYQGDTLLGTGAVRHSATVAEARNDAQGVTLVLDDGQEVAAQSVTAPRS
- the ubiB gene encoding 2-polyprenylphenol 6-hydroxylase — its product is MRGPHNILRLIRTLATFQRTGALPVILSQAEAPARLRLAAHILAWPFTWLGLKGDPSLPPVVRAITALGPAYIKFGQILSTRPDIVGGDLAMQLRYLQDRLPPFPTAEARARIEAELGPGSFEAFTEFSEPVAAASIAQVHHARLIDGRDVAVKVLRPDIERAFRVDVDAFYTGARMVEAFLPSSRRLRPTDVVRHFDGVVMGELDLRLEAAAAGEFAVNTAGDEGFRLPAPVWNLSGRTVMVMDWVEGVGLADTAAIDAAGHNRVILASRVLQLFLNHALRDGFFHADMHHGNLKVGPDGAIIAYDFGIMGRLDLYTRRVYAEILYGFIRRDYRRVAEVHFEAGYVPRDRDIDEFARALRVIGEPIFGMDASHISMARLLSYLFEVTERFGMRTRTELILLQRTMVVVEGVARSLDPHINIWQVARPVVEAYIRENVGPRAAMRDLARTARVLARFGPRLPELVEARLIRDDPEPTVIVRAPSRAAWVAVGALAALAGVAIGTLF
- the ubiE gene encoding bifunctional demethylmenaquinone methyltransferase/2-methoxy-6-polyprenyl-1,4-benzoquinol methylase UbiE, with amino-acid sequence MSDKTTHFGFRTVEEAEKAGLVHGVFSSVASRYDVMNDLMSAGVHRLWKDAMMDWLAPRPGQRLLDVAGGTGDIAFRFLKRAPGSKAVVLDMTESMLVAGRQRADADSMAERLDWVVGDAMALPLPSNSFDVYTISFGIRNVTRVQDALNEAYRVLRPGGRLVVLEFSQLPNPAMQKAYDLYSFNVIPPMGKLVTGDRDSYQYLVESIRKFPDQESFAAMIRQAGFDLVKYRNLSMGIAALHSGWKV
- the mutM gene encoding bifunctional DNA-formamidopyrimidine glycosylase/DNA-(apurinic or apyrimidinic site) lyase gives rise to the protein MPELPEVETVRRGLEPAMTGHVITHAAVNRPDLRWPFPPDMAARLTGARVLGLRRRSKYILADLDRGETLLIHLGMSGRMLVSGVKVGEFHHPHPVPEKHDHVVLTMETGARITFNDARRFGAMDLMTTGEDHPLLAALGPEPLGNAFDADHLAARLRGRGTPIKSALLDQRIVAGLGNIYVCEALHRARLDPRRLAGSLTEAEIARLVPVIRDVLEEAITAGGSSLRDYRQAGGELGYFQHSFRVYGREGAPCPECGAPVARMVQSGRSTFFCPDCQSA
- the rpsT gene encoding 30S ribosomal protein S20, with protein sequence MANTPQSKKRARQSEARYAVNKARRSRIRTFLRKVEEAIASGDQAAASEALRAAQPEMSRGVTKGVLHKNTVARKMSRLSSRVKAIGVAA